A section of the Phacochoerus africanus isolate WHEZ1 chromosome 4, ROS_Pafr_v1, whole genome shotgun sequence genome encodes:
- the RAB3IL1 gene encoding guanine nucleotide exchange factor for Rab-3A isoform X3: MWSGQSHPDEGHRPPIEAVPVPWKSHRESPGGLAETPAGEEAQGEEGPAATQLDVSRLRSSSMEIREKGSEFLREELHKAQKELKLKDEECERLSKVREQLEQELEELTASLFEEAHKMVREANMKQAASEKQLKEARGKIDMLQAEVTALKTLVITSTPASPNRELHPQLLSSTKAGPRKGHLRHKSTSSALCPAVCPAAGHALTPDKEGKEVDATLFAEFQAWRESPTLDKTCPFLERVYREDVGPCLDFTMQELSALVRAAVEDNTLTIEPVASQTLPAVKVAAVECGRANGFRAPIDTTCALSGLVCACRHRIRLGDSESHYYISPSSRARITAVCNFFTYIRYIQQGLVRQDAEPMFWEITRLRKEMSLAKLGFFPQEA, from the exons CCAATCCCACCCGGACGAGGGCCACCGGCCACCCATTGAAGCTGTCCCGGTCCCCTGGAAGAGCCACAGGGAGTCCCCGGGAGGCCTAGCGGAGACCCCTGCAGGGGAGGAGGCCCAAGGCGAGGAGGGCCCTGCGGCCACCCAGCTGGACGTGTCGCGCCTACGCAGCTCTTCCATGGAGATCCGCGAGAAGGGCTCAGAGTTCCTCAGAGAGGAGCTGCACAAAGCCCAGAAG GAGCTGAAGCTGAAGGACGAGGAGTGTGAGCGGCTGTCCAAGGTGCGGGAGCAGCTggagcaggagctggaggagctgACGGCCAGCTTATTCGAG GAAGCCCACAAGATGGTGCGAGAAGCCAACATGAAGCAGGCGGCTTCAGAGAAGCAGCTGAAGGAGGCGCGAGGCAAG ATCGACATGTTGCAGGCAGAGGTGACAGCCTTGAAGACACTGGTCATCACGTCCACACCAGCCTCTCCCAACCGCGAGCTCCACCCGCAGCTGCTCAGCTCCACCAAGGCTGGACCCCGCAAGGGTCACTTGCGCCATAAGAGCACCAGCAGCGCCCTCTGCCCCGCCGTGTGCCCGGCTGCAGGACACGCCCTCACCCCCGACAAGGAGGGCAAAGAG GTGGACGCCACCCTGTTTGCAGAGTTCCAGGCTTGGAGGGAATCACCCACCCTGGACAAGACCTGCCCGTTCCTGGAACGGGTATACCGGGAGGACGTGGGCCCCTGCTTGGACTTCACCATGCAGGAG CTCTCGGCCCTGGTCCGGGCTGCTGTGGAGGACAACACGCTCACCATCGAGCCCGTGGCTTCGCAGACACTGCCCGCGGTGAAGGTGGCCGCTGTCGAGTGTGGCCGAGCCAA TGGGTTCCGGGCCCCGATTGACAC TACATGTGCCCTGAGTGGGCTGGTCTGTGCCTGTCGCCACCGAATCCGGCTTGGGGACTCCGAGAGCCACTACTACATCTCGCCATCCTCCCGGGCCAGG ATCACAGCCGTGTGCAACTTCTTCACCTATATCCGCTACATCCAGCAAGGCCTGGTGCGCCAGGACG CGGAGCCCATGTTCTGGGAGATCACGAGGCTGCGGAAGGAGATGTCGCTGGCCAAGCTCGGTTTCTTCCCCCAGGAGGCCTAG
- the FADS3 gene encoding fatty acid desaturase 3, translating into MGGVGEPGGRPAQLGAPLPTFRWEQIRPHNLPGDKWLVIERRVYDISRWAQRHPGGSRLIGHHGAEDATDAFHAFHQDLSFVRKFLQPLLIGELAPEEPSQDGPQNAQLVEDFRALRQAVEDMKLFEADPVFFALLLGHILAMEVLAWLIIYLLGPGWVPSTLAAFILAVSQAQSWCLQHDLGHISIFRKSWWNHLAQQFVMGQLKGFSAHWWNFRHFQHHAKPNIFHKDPDVTVAPVFLLGESSIEYGQKKRRYLPYNHQHLYFFLIGPPLLTLVNFEVENLAYMLVCLQWTDLLWAASFYIRFFLSYIPLYGVPGALLLFVAVRVLESHWFVWITQMNHIPKEIGHEKHRDWASSQLAATCNVEPSLFIDWFSGHLNFQIEHHLFPTMPRHNYRRVAPLVKALCAKHGLSYEVKPFLTALVDIIRSLKKSGNMWLEAYLHQ; encoded by the exons ATGGGCGGCGTCGGGGAGCCCGGCGGGAGACCCGCGCAGCTGGGGGCGCCGCTGCCCACCTTCCGCTGGGAGCAGATCCGCCCGCACAACCTGCCGGGCGACAAGTGGCTGGTCATCGAGCGTCGCGTCTACGACATCAGCCGCTGGGCACAGCGGCATCCGGGGGGCAGCCGCCTCATCGGTCACCACGGCGCGGAGGATGCCACG GATGCCTTCCACGCCTTCCACCAGGACCTCAGTTTTGTGCGCAAGTTCCTGCAGCCCCTGCTGATTGGAGAGCTGGCCCCGGAGGAGCCCAGCCAGGATGGACCTCAGAAT GCCCAGCTGGTCGAGGACTTCCGAGCCCTGCGCCAGGCAGTTGAGGACATGAAACTCTTTGAGGCCGACCCCGTCTTCTTTGCTCTCCTGCTGGGCCACATCCTGGCCATGGAGGTCCTCGCCTGGCTTATCATCTACCTCCTCGGCCCCGGCTGGGTGCCCAGCACCCTCGCCGCCTTCATCCTGGCCGTCTCCCAG GCCCAGAGCTGGTGTCTGCAACACGACCTGGGCCACATCTCCATCTTCAGGAAGTCCTGGTGGAACCACTTGGCCCAGCAGTTCGTGATGGGGCAGCTGAAG GGTTTCTCTGCCCACTGGTGGAACTTCCGCCACTTCCAGCACCACGCCAAGCCCAACATCTTCCACAAGGACCCAGACGTGACCGTGGCGCCTGTCTTCCTCCTGGGGGAGTCATCCATCGAG TACGGCCAGAAGAAGCGCAGATACTTACCCTACAACCACCAGCACCTCTACTTCTTCCTGA TCGGCCCACCCCTGCTCACGCTGGTGAACTTCGAAGTGGAAAATCTGGCATACATGCTGGTGTGCCTGCAGTGGACG GACTTGCTCTGGGCCGCCAGCTTCTACATCCGCTTCTTCTTATCCTACATCCCCCTGTACGGCGTTCCTGGGGCGCTGCTCCTCTTCGTGGCTGTCAG GGTCCTGGAGAGCCACTGGTTCGTGTGGATCACACAGATGAACCACATCCCCAAGGAGATCGGCCACGAAAAGCACCGGGACTGGGCCAGCTCCCAG TTGGCAGCCACCTGCAATGTGGAGCCCTCCCTCTTCATTGACTGGTTCAGCGGACACCTCAACTTCCAGATCGAGCACCA CCTCTTCCCCACGATGCCAAGGCACAACTACCGCAGGGTGGCCCCGCTGGTCAAAGCGTTGTGTGCCAAGCACGGCCTCAGCTACGAGGTGAAGCCCTTCCTCACCGCCCTGGTGGACATCATTAG GTCCCTGAAGAAGTCTGGCAACATGTGGCTGGAAGCCTACCTCCACCAGTGA
- the RAB3IL1 gene encoding guanine nucleotide exchange factor for Rab-3A isoform X2, with amino-acid sequence MPPPECQSHPDEGHRPPIEAVPVPWKSHRESPGGLAETPAGEEAQGEEGPAATQLDVSRLRSSSMEIREKGSEFLREELHKAQKELKLKDEECERLSKVREQLEQELEELTASLFEEAHKMVREANMKQAASEKQLKEARGKIDMLQAEVTALKTLVITSTPASPNRELHPQLLSSTKAGPRKGHLRHKSTSSALCPAVCPAAGHALTPDKEGKEVDATLFAEFQAWRESPTLDKTCPFLERVYREDVGPCLDFTMQELSALVRAAVEDNTLTIEPVASQTLPAVKVAAVECGRANGFRAPIDTTCALSGLVCACRHRIRLGDSESHYYISPSSRARITAVCNFFTYIRYIQQGLVRQDAEPMFWEITRLRKEMSLAKLGFFPQEA; translated from the exons CCAATCCCACCCGGACGAGGGCCACCGGCCACCCATTGAAGCTGTCCCGGTCCCCTGGAAGAGCCACAGGGAGTCCCCGGGAGGCCTAGCGGAGACCCCTGCAGGGGAGGAGGCCCAAGGCGAGGAGGGCCCTGCGGCCACCCAGCTGGACGTGTCGCGCCTACGCAGCTCTTCCATGGAGATCCGCGAGAAGGGCTCAGAGTTCCTCAGAGAGGAGCTGCACAAAGCCCAGAAG GAGCTGAAGCTGAAGGACGAGGAGTGTGAGCGGCTGTCCAAGGTGCGGGAGCAGCTggagcaggagctggaggagctgACGGCCAGCTTATTCGAG GAAGCCCACAAGATGGTGCGAGAAGCCAACATGAAGCAGGCGGCTTCAGAGAAGCAGCTGAAGGAGGCGCGAGGCAAG ATCGACATGTTGCAGGCAGAGGTGACAGCCTTGAAGACACTGGTCATCACGTCCACACCAGCCTCTCCCAACCGCGAGCTCCACCCGCAGCTGCTCAGCTCCACCAAGGCTGGACCCCGCAAGGGTCACTTGCGCCATAAGAGCACCAGCAGCGCCCTCTGCCCCGCCGTGTGCCCGGCTGCAGGACACGCCCTCACCCCCGACAAGGAGGGCAAAGAG GTGGACGCCACCCTGTTTGCAGAGTTCCAGGCTTGGAGGGAATCACCCACCCTGGACAAGACCTGCCCGTTCCTGGAACGGGTATACCGGGAGGACGTGGGCCCCTGCTTGGACTTCACCATGCAGGAG CTCTCGGCCCTGGTCCGGGCTGCTGTGGAGGACAACACGCTCACCATCGAGCCCGTGGCTTCGCAGACACTGCCCGCGGTGAAGGTGGCCGCTGTCGAGTGTGGCCGAGCCAA TGGGTTCCGGGCCCCGATTGACAC TACATGTGCCCTGAGTGGGCTGGTCTGTGCCTGTCGCCACCGAATCCGGCTTGGGGACTCCGAGAGCCACTACTACATCTCGCCATCCTCCCGGGCCAGG ATCACAGCCGTGTGCAACTTCTTCACCTATATCCGCTACATCCAGCAAGGCCTGGTGCGCCAGGACG CGGAGCCCATGTTCTGGGAGATCACGAGGCTGCGGAAGGAGATGTCGCTGGCCAAGCTCGGTTTCTTCCCCCAGGAGGCCTAG